From a single Rosa rugosa chromosome 7, drRosRugo1.1, whole genome shotgun sequence genomic region:
- the LOC133723237 gene encoding uncharacterized protein LOC133723237 produces MFPRKQLSGSQKRKRKKREEEIIQSQRGSLDRYFVKETNESVENHVENLVNEHELQIHSDEFVENQNEVNEELGDIGENESDETENNENPCHDEIIANELECLKSSANLNIFDPRVWDSLDSKMRDLVVEKGPITEYDINFPKDELGRHFSSEFYVRKLLNGESFARKWLIYSKELDKVFCFCCKLFKTARSRSQLASDGIKDWKHLGTTLNLHENNSEHLINLRTWAELRVRLNKNQTIDKELQELIKKDTEHWKEVMVRIVAVVKCLAKNNFGLSWNK; encoded by the coding sequence ATGTTTCCTCGGAAGCAACTCTCAggttctcaaaaaagaaaaagaaagaaaagagaagaagaaattattCAATCTCAACGGGGATCTTTAGATAGATATTTTGTTAAAGAAACAAATGAATCTGTTGAAAATCATGTTGAGAATTTAGTAAATGAACATGAACTACAAATTCATTCTGATGAGTTTGTAGAAAATCAGAATGAGGTAAACGAAGAACTTGGTGATATAGGTGAAAATGAAAGTGATGAAAcagaaaataatgaaaatccTTGCCATGATGAAATTATTGCCAATGAACTTGAATGCTTGAAATCATCTGCTAATTTGAATATTTTTGATCCTAGAGTTTGGGATAGTCTAGATTCAAAAATGAGAGACTTGGTTGTAGAAAAAGGACCTATTACGGAATATGATATCAACTTTCCTAAGGATGAATTAGGTCGGCATTTTTCTTCTGAGTTTTATGTTCGAAAATTACTAAATGGTGAATCTTTTGCTAGAAAATGGTTGATTTACTCAAAAGAGCTAGATAaagttttttgtttctgttgcaAATTATTTAAAACAGCTCGCTCGAGAAGTCAATTAGCAAGTGATGGGATAAAAGATTGGAAACATCTTGGTACAACATTAAATTTACATGAAAACAATTCTGAGCACCTCATTAACTTGAGAACTTGGGCTGAGTTGCGAGTGAGATTGAATAAGAATCAAACAATTGATAAAGAGTTACAAGAGTTAATTAAGAAAGATACTGAACATTGGAAAGAGGTTATGGTCAGAATAGTTGCTGTTGTGAAATGTCTTGCAAAGAATAATTTTGGCCTTTCGTGGAACAAATGA
- the LOC133723379 gene encoding LOW QUALITY PROTEIN: RNA-binding protein 1-like (The sequence of the model RefSeq protein was modified relative to this genomic sequence to represent the inferred CDS: deleted 1 base in 1 codon; substituted 1 base at 1 genomic stop codon) — protein MTPGVYGVDAVSISVRGEPGLTVTAGAGFPSPLQAQTLLNQRHEVGAGIGSSVSTDFFRERFVPSRSGDGLLVLKGESINIXFVDELLTDCTRREVGHLFRPFIGFKEIKVVHKEPRHSGDKAMVLCFVEFVDPKCALTAMEALQGYKFDDKKPDSLPLRIHFAHFPFRLPSYSDQKQTGIRH, from the exons ATGACGCCTGGGGTTTATGGTGTAGATGCTGTGAGTATTAGTGTTCGTGGTGAACCTGGTCTTACTGTAACAGCAGGGGCTGGTTTTCCATCTCCTTTACAAGCTCAGACTTTACTAAACCAAAGACATGAGGTCGGAGCTGGCATTGGCTCAAGTGTTTCTACTGACTTCTTTAGAGAAAGGTTTGTGCCTTCGAGGAGTGGTGATGGTCTCCTAGTCCTGAAAGGGGAATCA ATTAACATTTAGTTTGTGGATGAACTTCTCACTGACTGTACCAGAAGAGAAGTAGGCC ATCTATTTCGTCCATTCATTGGCTTTAAAGAAATCAAAGTAGTTCACAAGGAGCCTAGACAC AGTGGAGATAAGGCAATGGTTTTATGCTTTGTGGAGTTTGTGGATCCAAAGTGTGCTTTGACGGCTATGGAAGCTCTACAAG GTTACAAGTTTGATGACAAGAAACCTGATTCCCTTCCATTGAGGATCCACTTTGCACATTTTCCTTTCCGTCTACCATCTTATTCCGATCAGAAACAAACTGGAATCCGACACTGA